From a single Pseudophryne corroboree isolate aPseCor3 chromosome 6, aPseCor3.hap2, whole genome shotgun sequence genomic region:
- the LOC134934005 gene encoding olfactory receptor 11A1-like → MEGIQIFGFYLISLYETYVPIYQCNDEYCIYLFHVQKMQKTNFSTIILLGFQTEDTYRALLFILLVVIYCVTLFGNVLIITLVSHSKSLHSPMYYFLTQLSIYDIMLTTDIVPNMLHIVLHDEATISLIGCITQFYLFGSAEEGECFILMVMSYDRYLAICKPLHYMCIMNNTCCLNLIIVSWVLSFSLSFIVTVMMGDLQFCGPNIIDHFFCDFNPILQLSCSDISNILMTSVLLGVFDLVCPLFLIILSYAYIVSVVSKISTSTGRWKSFSTCSSHLTVVCIFYGTLTATYMLPNKGRLLIISKILSMLYTVIIPFLNPFIYSLKNNDIKEALIKKLHLFNVFVQQSIQ, encoded by the coding sequence ATGGAAGGCATTCAAATATTTGGGTTTTACCTTATATCTTTGTATGAAACATATGTGCCAATATACCAATGTAATGACGAGTACTGTATCTATCTTTTTCATGTCCAGAAAATGCAAAAGACTAATTTCTCCACAATAATATTATTAGGATTCCAAACTGAGGACACCTATAGAGCGCTCTTGTTCATTCTGCTCGTTGTGATCTACTGCGTGACACTCTTCGGAAATGTCCTGATTATAACACTGGTGTCTCACAGCAAGAGCCTCCACTCTCCCATGTACTACTTCCTCACACAGCTCTCTATCTATGACATCATGCTGACCACAGATATTGTCCCCAATATGCTTCATATAGTGCTGCACGATGAGGCCACCATTTCTCTTATTGGATGCATCACTCAGTTTTATTTATTTGGCTCAGCAGAAGAAGGAGAATGTTttattctgatggtgatgtcgtACGATAGATATCTGGCCATATGTAAACCATTACACTACATGTGCATAATGAACAATACATGTTGCCTTAACCTAATTATTGTATCTTGGGTTTTGAGTTTCTCTTTATCATTCATCGTTACAGTCATGATGGGTGATCTGCAATTCTGTGGGCCAAATATCATCGATCATTTCTTCTGTGATTTTAATCCAATATTACAACTTTCCTGTTCAGATATTTCTAATATCCTAATGACATCTGTATTGCTTGGGGTTTTTGACTTAGTTTGTCCACTCTTTTTAATCATTCTTTCATACGCTTACATTGTCTCAGTCGTATCAAAAATATCTACATCAACCGGCAGATGGAAATCCTTTTCTACATGCAGCTCTCATCTGACTGTCGTGTGTATATTTTATGGGACGCTAACAGCTACATATATGCTTCCAAACAAAGGACGATTACTGATAATTAGTAAAATACTATCAATGCTGTACACTGTCATCATTCCATTTTTAAACCCTTTCATATACAGTTTGAAGAATAATGACATCAAGGAAGCTTTGATAAAAAAGTTGCATCTTTTCAATGTTTTTGTTCAACAAAGCATACAATAA